The Apodemus sylvaticus chromosome 19, mApoSyl1.1, whole genome shotgun sequence sequence GCCCTTGCTATTGACATGTAGAATAGGAGCTGCAATGGCTTCTGTCAGGTCAAAGCCAAGCCACAGCTTGTTCACGATAGTCTGAAAGAAATAGGAGGACaccagggaaggaggaggcacTGGCCATCCCGCCAcggcagccccacccccactcggGGGAGTTTCGCGGAGAGGGGACACTCTAGCCAGGCACCTACAGACTCACCTGGGCCACAGCAGAGACGATGAGCTCCCCACCAGCCCCTCCGATCACCAGCTTCGATCCCTGGCCTTTGTTAACCAAGATGGAGGGTACCATGGAAGATGGTGGTCGCTCACCTGGAACTGGGGCGAAGAAGCATCACCCACACCCCCAGGAGTACCACCTAGGCCTCCTTCAGTGATGGGGGTGGCACACCCAGGGGTTAgctgccccacccaccctcttccctctctcttccaggGGTGCTGGGCAGGAAGCCTTGCTCTCACCGGGCAGAGGGGTGAGCCGGGAAGTTGGCACGCGTTTCCCGCAGAAGTCTAGTAACTCGTTGTTAAGGAGGATTCCTGTCCGTGAGGAGTACACCATCGCGCCAAAGCTGCAGACAGGCAACGTGGAGCCTGAGGTTGACGCTCTGGCTCTCAATAACACCGGGCTGCAACCTCTCAGGACTCTAAATAACCCGAGGCTGCAACCTCTCAGGACCCGTTACTATAGTAACTTCCAGCACACCAGAACCTGGCATCACCCATGTTCCTCAAAGATCCCCTTTAGACccccaaatattttctttttttttttaaggcccaTGCCAGACAGGACCTGGCTCGGGGCCACCTAGCAATAGCTTTCCTCAGCGAAGGATGTCTCTGGTGCGTACCAGGCAAATAGAAGGGAAAACAGAAGCGAGAGACTGCCTGCTTAGAGGATTAGCAAGGGGTGATCAGTGGGTATAGACCAAACTCAGGCAAAGGAGTCTGCAGTGTCAGGAGCCCTGtctgccccaccccgcccctccccccaggtcCCCGGGTCCCACACACGGTGTGTTGATGGTGCTGGTGGCTGCCACAGCACTGCCGTCTTCTCCCAACACAGACACATGAGAGGTGCCCATCCTGTTGTCCCTGACCCCGGACAGGTTGTAATGGCTGAGCTGGTGGTGGTCACCACGGCCGTCGATCTGCTGGCGGATGCGCTGGGCTAGATCCTCGCTGAGAAGGTCCCGGGAGATGTTCTGGGGTGAGCAGTCAGTGAGTCAGTGAGGAGCCAGGGGTCGGGGTGGTCGTCAGAGCAGAGATGGGGAACCCTTTCTCCAGTCTATCCTAGAAGGTCTTCCTTTAGCCTGTGTGAAGCCTAGATCCTTGGATCACCTCGGAACTACTGCCAGGATATCCCTGCCTAGAACTACAAAGAATTCCTACACCTTCCCTATACCAGTCTTGACCCTCCCTTCCCTTCATTCTGTATTCTAGGGAAGGGGAGAGGTTGAGACCCCATCAGTCCCCGGGAGCCTTACCTGTATCCCTGGATGACTGGAAGGGTCCCGTAGCCGCCACCTCTGCCCTGCTGCGAACTTGAGAGTCTCTACCAGGTGATGGTATAAATCCACTTTTCCTTCAGGCCGCGCCACCATCTCTGTGGAGAAGTTGAACCCTGGGGGAGGTAGTGGGATGCTGAGGGTTCTTTGTATAGATAGTGGGGTGAATATTGGACCTCCCCAAAAGATTTACTCATTTTtttattcccagcatccataaaTATTGATTTATATAGCACAAGAATTAATATGACAAAATATGTTGGGGATCTTGAGAGGAGGCATTTACCCTGCATTGTGTAGTTTATGTAGATTAACCTAACTAAAATTACGTgtgtcctttttttccccctctcgagacagggtttctctgtgtagccctggctatcctgaaacttgctctgttgatcaggctagcctcaaactcagagattcatgtagtaaaaattaaataaattttgatGGCGGGTTCTATGATGGTACCTGCCCCAATGTATGTTCTGGGTTCTTGaaactatgtatatattatatatgtgtacatacataatatatatatatatttaatttgtcTAAAATCAATGGCAAGGCCATTTTTTAATCTCCATGTGGCTAATCTACCTCCCTCCGATATtccaaaattattatttattgaacTCTATATTTCATCTTGGACCGAGTCAGGCAGCTCTGTTGCGGCCGCTCTCCCCAGCTCCAACGTGCTCTCTCCTGCACCTTCTCAGACGTGAAGGCTTTCCTCTCCTCCTGGCATGGCacatctcctttttctttctgtcccaAGCCCAGTAAAATCCTCAGATCCCACCTGaggattttaatcccagcacttgggaggcagaggcaggcggatttctgagttcgaggccagcctggtctacagagtgagttccaggacagccagggctacacagagaaaccctgtctcgaaaaacaaaaaacaaaaacaaaaacaaaaaaacaaaaaaaaaaaaaaaaaggaaaaaaatcctcagatctCACCCTCGGTCTGCCCTGCCCAACCATGGGCCGCTGACATCTGtgtttaccaatcaaaaccagcTGGGGACAGGGTCCCTTAATATctcacaaagaaacacacaaactCCCATACAAACGATGTTGGGAACCTACACTAACATAATTCAAATAGCGGAAGATCCACAATCAGAGTTCTGACTGCCACCGCCCCAGGCCATGGGTCTTTATAAGTCAGACTCACGGGGAAGAGATGTCCCCTTTTGCCTGTGGTCCGAAAGTTATGGTTTCTTAACAATTCATATAATTCataagttcttttttgtttgtttgtttgtttttcagatttgttttttttcgagacagggtttctctgtatagcctgtataccctggctgtcctggaactcactctgtagaccaggctggcctcgaactcagaaatccgcctgcctctgcctcccagagtgctgggattacaggcgtgcgacaccactgcccagcaattcaTAAGTTCTAAGTGTCATTCTGAGTAACACACTTAAGTCTTGTGTTCCATCACACCAAGGACGTAGATCATTCCATTATttcatatatctatatcatatttGCTGTCTGTCCATTAATCAGTTATTAGTAATAatagcgcgcacacacacacacacagcacgaCACTGAGGCTGGTACCCAGAACATGGCACATGTTAGTCATGAATTCTACCACTGGGCTCTCAGGCCGTACGTCATCAGATCAATTGTCACCATACTGAAGTTCTTATGTCAAGGTGACGTATGGCCCCAGTGCACACGTGTGGGCTTGGGAAGTGATGGAAACCTTACAAGATAGGACCAGTAGGATGGCGTAGGTCATGTGCTCAGTGGGGCCTgtacttccttccctcctttcctctccttcaccTCCCAGCAGCCTTGAGCTTCTTGCTTTACAGCAAGTCCCTGGCGCGATATACCGCCTCTCCGCAGGCTCCAAAGCAACGGAGCCAACCAAACCCAGACAGACACCTCCGAGTTGgagtttggtcttttgctataaATTATAATGCTAAATACGAGCCCCAAGGCCCGGTTGCCCCCAAAGGTGGGAGAATCTGCACATAGACCCAAGTAACAGTGTGACAGCCCCCACCCCGGAACTGAtgcctgattggtgaataaagatgctgatAGCCAATAGCAGGGCAGAATTGAGATAGGTGGGGCTTAGtgtcctgggcttggggtccgaGGAGgaccacgggggtgggggggtgggggggggagaagaaagtGGAGCAGAGAGGGCTGGCCGATTGGAGTTATAACATGGCAGATTATATAATGGTGTTATTAATGGGAAATAGACTCTAATAGCTTGGGAGTAGATATCTGCCCAACTCTAGTGCTGGTTAAGgtttattataaatgtaaaaattatgtGACTTTTATCTGGGAACCAAAGAATCAAAGGTGGTGTAGAAGACCCGTTTGGGGTTTAATATTTCTATAACACCTCTAAACCCCATGAGACAAAAGTAAACCGTTTCTCTTATAAGCAGCTTTTATCACAGGTATTTGTTATAACATTGAAAAACTGACCAACAGCAGCAGTGCTGGCGACTTACAGAGACCAAAGAGAAGCCATAAATGCTTCCCATAGGCGAGGAGGCTGTTGTGAGTGTCTTACTGCCCCTAATTTACATAAACTTTTTCACAAGCGTATCCAAAGGGAAGCATGTATTATGTGTAAGGCTTCGTGTTGTCTGTACTGACAGGGGCAGAGTCTCCACTGATGCAGCCCAAGGCGAGGAAAGCCCGCAGGCTCTCCTCAGGAGACCCTACAGGGAATCCATCCTGTGCGCAGCCTGCTGTGTGTCGTCTGGCTTCCGGAACCGTGAGGCCTCGGGCAGTCCCCGCAGGCTATGATTGTCTGCGCTGTTTCAGTCCTGACTGGCAGCTCGGCACCTGCAGAGCCTTCTGCCCCTGTGCCCTGAGACTGGGTCACAAATTAAGGAAATGGATGCCACCTCCTTCTGTACACCGTAGCCCAGTTCCTGAGACAGAGACCAACTCTAAACATACTGTCCAGGACGGTCTTAGATATCGTATGATCTGTTAACCTAGCACGTAGGAAAAGATTGTGGCCATGTGGTTTttcagatttggtttttttgagcgTCCCCGACTGATCCCCACAATATGAGCACTCAGAGGCGG is a genomic window containing:
- the Ggt5 gene encoding glutathione hydrolase 5 proenzyme isoform X3, producing MPLGSYTLYSPPPPAGGAILSFILNVLKGFNFSTEMVARPEGKVDLYHHLVETLKFAAGQRWRLRDPSSHPGIQNISRDLLSEDLAQRIRQQIDGRGDHHQLSHYNLSGVRDNRMGTSHVSVLGEDGSAVAATSTINTPFGAMVYSSRTGILLNNELLDFCGKRVPTSRLTPLPVPGERPPSSMVPSILVNKGQGSKLVIGGAGGELIVSAVAQTIVNKLWLGFDLTEAIAAPILHVNSKGFVEFEPKFDQEVQKGLQDRGQSQSQRPFFLNAVQAVFQEGPCIYAASDLRKAGEASGY